A region from the Anoplolepis gracilipes chromosome 2, ASM4749672v1, whole genome shotgun sequence genome encodes:
- the LOC140662876 gene encoding uncharacterized protein, with product MKGIYVIAVAFLASWNVCIANEDQQFSQEIKLQDNIFRKCPYPDINPKNTTTNIAHESDCTKFYKCLLGSGTEQLCPFMWPNDKTKRLHYNRALQVCDWPWNAGCELCPREDKNGDFPPESRIADPESRNCRDYIICKQDGTRQYGTCPDNTCFSRTCQDCVKDRNNGNCGPSSSITTSSTTTTTPKSTIPEPCDNRKEHECNCALYYQLYGNDWIREECEGGLHFSRTECGCTTPDIAKCILNRLTENLIVSEAYF from the exons ATGAAGG GGATATACGTAATCGCCGTCGCCTTTTTGGCATCTTGGAACGTGTGCATTGCAAACGAAGATCAACAATTTAGTCAGGAAATAAAACTTCAAGACAACATTTTCAGGAAATGTCCGTATCCGGATATAAACCCGAAAAACACTACGACCAACATCGCACATGAAAGTGATTGCACCAAGTTCTACAAATGTCTCTTGGGTAGTGGAACCGAACAATTATGTCCCTTCATGTGGCCGAACGATAAAACGAAAAGACTGCATTACAACAGAGCTCTTCAAGTTTGCGATTGGCCGTGGAATGCCGGTTGCGAACTTTGTCCTAGAGAAGATAAAAATGGCGATTTTCCGCCAGAATCTCGGATAGCAGATCCAGAATCACGCAATTGCAGAGACTATATCATATGCAAGCAAGACGGCACGCGGCAATATGGTACGTGTCCTGATAATACCTGCTTTAGCCGCACATGTCAGGATTGTGTTAAAGATCGAAACAATGGAAATTGCGGTCCATCGAGCAGTATAACAACGTCGTCAACGACGACAACTACTCCCAAATCAACCATCCCAGAGCCATGTGACAATCGAAAAGAACACGAATGCAACTGCGCCCTATATTACCAGCTATACGGTAATGACTGGATCCGCGAAGAGTGCGAGGGCGGTCTGCATTTCAGTCGCACAGAGTGCGGGTGTACGACACCGGACATAGCTAAGTGCATATTAAACCGTCTGACAGAAAACCTAATTGTCAGCGAAGCCTATTTCTAA